The following proteins are co-located in the Pseudomonas antarctica genome:
- a CDS encoding LysR family transcriptional regulator, whose product MNINFDLNDLQAFRAVVDKGSFRGAAEAIRISQPALSRRIEKLESALDVKLFERTTRRVSLTMVGRAFLPQVERILDDLDTALMGISNVASTRMGNVTIACVPSTAYYFMPHVISEFHKLYPKIRLRVLDASAGEVCNAVESGEADFGVSFSGSLADEVEFELLFQERYVLACRRGHPLAERASVTWAEAYEHDYITVDKTSGNRFLLDQALRGVRVKKPSICETHHVTTMIGLVEAGLGVAMVPSIAMPAGTHPILVSVPLVEPQVMRHVGLIKRRGRTLPPAALELERLVREMPFRSA is encoded by the coding sequence GTGAACATCAACTTCGACCTCAACGACCTCCAAGCCTTCCGCGCCGTGGTGGACAAGGGCAGTTTTCGGGGTGCCGCCGAGGCCATCCGTATCTCGCAACCGGCTCTCAGCCGGCGTATCGAAAAGCTTGAGTCCGCCCTCGATGTAAAGTTGTTCGAGCGCACCACGCGGCGGGTCAGCCTGACCATGGTCGGGCGAGCGTTCCTGCCCCAGGTGGAGCGCATACTCGACGACCTCGATACCGCCTTGATGGGCATCAGTAACGTGGCGTCCACGCGCATGGGTAACGTCACCATCGCCTGTGTGCCGTCCACCGCTTACTACTTCATGCCCCACGTAATCTCCGAATTCCACAAGCTGTACCCGAAGATTCGCCTGCGGGTGCTGGATGCCAGTGCCGGTGAGGTGTGCAACGCGGTGGAAAGTGGCGAGGCAGATTTCGGCGTGAGTTTCAGTGGCAGCCTGGCCGACGAGGTGGAGTTCGAGCTGCTGTTTCAGGAGCGCTATGTGCTGGCCTGTCGCCGTGGTCATCCGTTGGCCGAGCGCGCGAGCGTGACCTGGGCCGAAGCTTATGAGCACGACTACATCACCGTGGACAAAACCTCAGGCAACCGCTTCCTGCTGGACCAGGCCTTGCGTGGCGTGCGCGTGAAAAAACCGAGTATTTGCGAGACCCACCACGTGACCACAATGATCGGGCTGGTGGAGGCGGGGTTGGGGGTGGCGATGGTGCCGTCGATTGCGATGCCGGCGGGCACCCATCCCATCCTGGTGAGTGTGCCGTTGGTCGAGCCGCAGGTGATGCGCCATGTGGGCCTGATAAAACGCCGCGGGCGGACATTGCCGCCAGCGGCGCTGGAGTTGGAACGGTTGGTACGGGAGATGCCGTTTCGGTCAGCGTGA
- a CDS encoding ribbon-helix-helix domain-containing protein has product MRSTQQMSITLPLEMAALVKAKVAAGEYASESEVIRDGLRVLLARDRAMEDWLRDQVIPAAAALTADPGRALSAEQVREHMTTKRQRKSTEKP; this is encoded by the coding sequence ATGCGCTCAACCCAGCAAATGAGCATCACCCTGCCACTCGAGATGGCCGCCCTGGTCAAAGCCAAGGTCGCTGCCGGTGAATACGCGTCCGAGAGTGAAGTCATACGCGACGGCCTGAGGGTGCTGCTGGCGCGTGACCGCGCGATGGAGGACTGGTTGCGCGACCAGGTGATCCCTGCGGCTGCCGCTCTCACGGCCGACCCTGGCCGGGCACTGTCCGCCGAGCAGGTTCGCGAACACATGACGACAAAACGTCAGCGAAAGAGTACCGAAAAACCGTGA
- a CDS encoding MFS transporter has product MTSPSRSDSARSKVGAVFRVTSGNFLEQFDFFLFGFYATYIAAAFFPAANEFASLMMTFAVFGAGFLMRPLGAIILGAYIDDVGRRKGLIVTLSIMASGTLLIVLVPGYQTIGLWAPLLVLLGRLLQGFSAGAELGGVSVYLSEMATPGRKGFYTSWQSGSQQISIVVAAALGYGLNVWMQPAVVADWGWRIPFAIGCVIIPFIFVLRRNLQETEEFANRKHRPTMREVLATLVKNWTMVIGGMLMVAMTTTAFYLITVYAPTFGKTVLQLSTSDALLVTLLVAVSNFVWLPIGGTLSDRFGRKPVLVAMTALTVITAYPALSFVVNAPSFAHMLETLLWFSFLYGMYNGAMIPALTEIMPVEVRVAGFSLAYSLATAIFGGFTPAISTWFIHITEDKASPAYWMMFAALCALCSTLALYRRANTRGQVMQGAA; this is encoded by the coding sequence ATGACTAGCCCTTCCCGGTCCGACTCTGCCCGCTCGAAAGTTGGTGCGGTATTCCGCGTTACTTCGGGCAACTTCCTCGAACAGTTCGACTTCTTTCTGTTCGGCTTCTACGCCACCTATATCGCTGCCGCGTTCTTCCCCGCCGCCAATGAGTTTGCATCATTAATGATGACCTTCGCCGTCTTCGGTGCAGGCTTCCTGATGCGTCCACTGGGCGCGATCATTTTGGGTGCCTATATCGACGACGTGGGTCGCCGCAAAGGGTTGATCGTGACGCTGTCGATCATGGCCAGCGGGACCTTGCTGATCGTGCTGGTGCCGGGTTATCAAACCATCGGTCTGTGGGCACCGTTGCTGGTGTTGCTGGGCCGCTTGCTGCAAGGCTTCTCTGCCGGTGCAGAACTGGGGGGTGTCTCGGTTTACCTCTCCGAAATGGCCACACCCGGGCGCAAAGGCTTCTACACAAGCTGGCAGTCGGGCAGCCAACAGATCTCCATCGTGGTCGCGGCCGCCTTGGGCTATGGCCTGAACGTCTGGATGCAACCAGCCGTGGTGGCCGATTGGGGCTGGCGCATTCCGTTCGCCATCGGCTGCGTGATCATCCCGTTCATCTTCGTGCTGCGCCGTAACCTGCAGGAAACCGAAGAGTTCGCCAATCGCAAGCATCGCCCGACCATGCGCGAAGTGCTGGCGACCCTGGTGAAAAACTGGACCATGGTCATCGGCGGCATGCTGATGGTGGCCATGACCACCACCGCGTTCTACCTGATTACCGTGTATGCGCCGACCTTCGGCAAGACCGTGCTGCAACTGAGCACCTCCGATGCACTGCTGGTGACGTTGCTGGTAGCCGTGTCGAACTTTGTCTGGCTGCCGATCGGCGGCACCTTGAGCGACCGCTTCGGCCGCAAGCCGGTGCTGGTGGCGATGACCGCCCTGACCGTTATCACCGCGTACCCGGCGCTGTCGTTCGTGGTGAACGCGCCAAGCTTCGCGCATATGCTGGAAACCCTGCTGTGGTTCTCGTTCCTGTACGGCATGTACAACGGCGCAATGATTCCGGCCCTGACCGAAATCATGCCGGTGGAAGTGCGCGTGGCGGGCTTCTCCCTGGCCTATAGCCTGGCGACGGCGATCTTCGGTGGGTTCACCCCGGCGATCTCCACCTGGTTCATTCACATCACCGAAGACAAGGCTTCGCCGGCCTACTGGATGATGTTTGCCGCGTTGTGCGCCTTGTGTTCAACCCTGGCGTTGTATCGTCGCGCCAATACCCGTGGGCAGGTGATGCAGGGGGCTGCGTGA
- a CDS encoding substrate-binding domain-containing protein → MKPWFKTLAALALGALALTAQAEELKVMTSGGFTAAYKLLGPQYAQQSGDTLDTILGPSMGKAPEAIPNRLARGEHADVVIMVGYALDDLIKQGKVDPASRVELADSRIGMVVKEGAAKPAIGTDAELKAVLSKAKSVAYSDSASGVYVEKELFKKLGMPAKGTMIERLPVAEQVAKGDYEVGLQQVAELLPVPGVTYVGKIPEDVQSVTRFAAGIPVNADHPAQAKALLHYLASPEAQPVVQSTGLDSVSR, encoded by the coding sequence ATGAAGCCGTGGTTCAAAACCCTGGCGGCCCTGGCCCTCGGCGCCCTGGCGCTGACGGCACAGGCCGAAGAGCTCAAGGTGATGACCTCCGGTGGTTTCACCGCCGCGTATAAATTGCTGGGCCCGCAATACGCCCAGCAAAGCGGTGACACCCTCGACACTATCCTCGGCCCGTCGATGGGCAAGGCGCCGGAAGCGATTCCCAACCGCCTGGCCCGTGGCGAACATGCCGACGTGGTGATCATGGTCGGTTATGCCCTGGATGACTTGATCAAACAGGGCAAGGTCGACCCTGCGTCCCGCGTCGAACTGGCGGACTCGCGCATCGGCATGGTGGTGAAGGAAGGCGCGGCCAAGCCTGCAATCGGCACCGATGCCGAGTTGAAAGCAGTGCTGAGCAAGGCCAAGTCCGTGGCGTACTCGGACAGCGCCAGCGGTGTGTATGTCGAGAAGGAGCTGTTCAAGAAGCTCGGCATGCCGGCCAAAGGCACGATGATCGAACGCCTCCCGGTTGCCGAACAGGTCGCCAAGGGTGATTACGAGGTGGGCTTGCAGCAGGTGGCGGAATTGTTGCCGGTGCCGGGCGTGACCTACGTCGGCAAGATCCCGGAAGACGTGCAGTCGGTGACGCGCTTTGCCGCGGGCATACCGGTCAACGCCGACCACCCGGCCCAGGCCAAGGCGTTGCTGCATTACCTGGCCTCGCCCGAAGCGCAACCGGTGGTGCAATCCACCGGCCTGGACTCGGTATCACGCTGA
- a CDS encoding VOC family protein has translation MKFAYTIIYVPDVAASLAFFEKTFGFSRRFLHESGTYGELETGDTTLSFAAHELGELNFEGGHIAAHASKKPLGMEVGFVTEDVFVAHAKALMHGAKELSPPSTKPWGQVVSYVRCPDGTLVELCTPIQG, from the coding sequence ATGAAATTCGCCTACACCATCATCTATGTGCCGGACGTGGCCGCATCACTGGCATTCTTCGAAAAGACCTTCGGTTTCAGTCGCCGTTTCCTGCATGAATCGGGCACCTATGGCGAATTGGAAACCGGCGACACCACCCTCTCGTTTGCCGCCCATGAATTGGGCGAACTGAATTTCGAGGGCGGGCACATAGCGGCGCATGCCTCTAAAAAGCCTTTGGGAATGGAGGTTGGGTTCGTGACCGAAGATGTGTTCGTCGCCCATGCCAAGGCGCTCATGCATGGCGCAAAGGAGCTGTCGCCGCCCAGCACCAAGCCTTGGGGGCAAGTGGTGTCGTATGTGCGTTGCCCGGATGGCACGTTGGTGGAGTTGTGTACGCCGATTCAAGGCTGA
- a CDS encoding LysR substrate-binding domain-containing protein — protein MNRNELRKADINLMVVFEALMLERNVTRVAEKLFLGQPTISSALNRLRTLFNDPLFIRVGHRMEPTARAEEIIQHLSPALDSLSSALSLTHDFDPTQSTMTFRIGLSDDVEFGLLPPLLRALRQEAPLVVFVVQHVDYWRIPDLLASGDITVGITQTRGLPANAKRKLLRHIRPCLLRADASDKPLTLDEYCARPHVLVSHTANVSGFADEWLAEIGRKRHVVLSVPQYSALPALLAGTDMIASLPDYTAQAMAAGGHLFCEPFPFETPTLDLSMVWLSHVDTDPAERWMRSRLEAFMSERDMLPVLAPKS, from the coding sequence ATGAATCGCAATGAATTACGCAAGGCCGACATCAACCTGATGGTGGTCTTCGAAGCACTGATGCTCGAGCGCAATGTGACGCGTGTGGCGGAGAAGCTGTTTCTCGGCCAGCCCACCATCAGCTCGGCCCTCAACCGTTTGCGCACCTTGTTCAATGACCCGCTGTTTATTCGCGTCGGCCACCGCATGGAGCCCACTGCTCGTGCCGAAGAGATCATCCAGCACCTGTCGCCGGCCCTCGATTCCCTGTCGTCGGCCTTGAGCCTGACCCACGATTTTGACCCCACCCAGAGCACCATGACCTTCCGCATCGGGCTGTCCGATGACGTTGAGTTCGGCCTGCTGCCGCCCTTGCTGCGGGCCTTGCGCCAGGAGGCGCCGCTGGTGGTATTTGTGGTGCAGCACGTGGATTACTGGCGTATCCCCGACCTGCTGGCTTCGGGCGATATCACCGTTGGCATCACCCAGACACGCGGCCTGCCGGCAAATGCCAAGCGTAAACTGTTGCGGCATATCCGCCCCTGCCTGTTGCGGGCCGACGCGTCGGACAAACCGCTGACCCTCGACGAATATTGCGCCCGCCCGCATGTACTGGTGTCCCACACCGCCAACGTGTCCGGGTTTGCCGATGAATGGCTGGCGGAGATTGGTCGCAAGCGCCATGTGGTGTTGTCCGTGCCGCAGTACAGCGCGCTGCCGGCGTTGCTCGCCGGCACCGACATGATCGCCAGCCTGCCGGACTACACGGCCCAGGCCATGGCGGCCGGCGGGCACCTGTTTTGCGAGCCATTTCCATTCGAAACCCCGACCCTGGACTTGTCCATGGTTTGGCTCAGCCATGTCGACACCGACCCGGCGGAACGTTGGATGCGTTCAAGGCTGGAGGCATTTATGAGCGAGCGGGACATGCTGCCGGTGCTGGCGCCAAAATCTTGA
- a CDS encoding tetratricopeptide repeat protein → MKIRHEHAVGYRTALLFGACLCAALLAGQAYASGDESAPPKPNCPKGQVWDTKTGKCVLQTSKATSDTDRTDYAYRLAKDGRYDEALALLDTLQNPNTAKALNYRGYATRKLGRTDEGISYYLKSVALDPNYAQVREYLGEAYVIKGRVDLAQEQLVKIKALCSTTCEEYEDLAEAIAAAPQA, encoded by the coding sequence ATGAAGATCCGCCACGAACACGCCGTTGGATACCGCACTGCACTTTTATTCGGGGCTTGCCTGTGCGCAGCTTTGCTCGCAGGCCAAGCCTATGCCTCCGGTGATGAGTCGGCACCGCCCAAGCCCAACTGCCCCAAAGGCCAGGTCTGGGACACCAAGACCGGAAAATGCGTGCTGCAAACCAGCAAAGCCACCTCAGACACCGACCGTACCGACTATGCCTACCGCCTGGCGAAAGATGGGCGCTATGACGAGGCGCTGGCCTTGCTTGATACCCTGCAAAACCCGAACACCGCCAAGGCCCTCAACTACCGCGGCTACGCCACGCGCAAACTGGGGCGTACCGATGAAGGCATCAGTTATTACCTGAAGTCGGTCGCGCTCGACCCCAACTACGCCCAGGTTCGCGAGTACTTGGGTGAGGCCTACGTGATCAAGGGCCGCGTCGACTTGGCGCAAGAGCAATTGGTGAAAATCAAAGCCTTGTGCAGCACCACCTGCGAAGAGTACGAAGACCTGGCCGAAGCCATTGCTGCCGCGCCACAGGCTTGA
- a CDS encoding type II toxin-antitoxin system RelE/ParE family toxin, whose translation MSHSVAFAPEALAQLDALEDYISDTESPVVAARFVDNLISYCESLCVLPLRGTRRDDLLPTLRITHYRHTTAIAFRVAADTHAVSILGVFYGGQDYAARFQSHGAHAPSADA comes from the coding sequence GTGAGTCATTCGGTAGCCTTTGCGCCTGAGGCGTTAGCCCAGCTTGACGCCCTCGAAGACTACATCAGCGATACCGAATCCCCAGTGGTAGCGGCACGCTTTGTTGACAACCTCATCAGCTACTGCGAAAGCCTTTGCGTGTTGCCCTTGCGCGGCACTCGCCGTGACGACCTGCTACCCACGTTGCGCATCACCCATTACCGGCATACCACCGCCATCGCATTCAGGGTCGCCGCCGATACTCATGCGGTGTCGATCCTGGGAGTGTTTTACGGTGGACAGGATTATGCCGCGCGGTTCCAGAGTCACGGCGCACACGCCCCCTCGGCAGACGCGTGA